CGGCAAGAACGCGACCGACAGCGCGCTGATCATCGATGCCATGGACCTGCTCTACACGCGTCGGTTCCACGGCTTCTGCATCGTGTCATCCGACAGCGACTTCACCCGCCTCGCATCGCGCATTCGCGAAGAGGGTGTCACTGTCTACGGGTTCGGAGAGCGGAAGACGCCCGAAGCATTCCGCAACGCCTGCGATCAGTTCACCTACCTCGACGTGCTCGATGAGCCGGCAGCCGAGAGCACGCCGGCAGCGCTCCAGCCCGTTCCTTCCCCGAAGTTGCGCGGCGACACCAAGCTCGTTGCCGCGCTACGGGCGGGCGTCGCCACCGCCTCCGGAGAGGACGGGTGGGCGAACCTCGGCGCGGTCGGCCAATTGATTCGGAAGCAGCAGCCGGACTTCGACT
The DNA window shown above is from Agromyces cerinus and carries:
- a CDS encoding NYN domain-containing protein, translating into MPQPNDLLAVLVDADNVPPSKIGAVLTEVARFGTASVKRVYGDWTKPNLSSWKQVASEHVIQPMQQFANTVGKNATDSALIIDAMDLLYTRRFHGFCIVSSDSDFTRLASRIREEGVTVYGFGERKTPEAFRNACDQFTYLDVLDEPAAESTPAALQPVPSPKLRGDTKLVAALRAGVATASGEDGWANLGAVGQLIRKQQPDFDSRNWGYEKLSDLVRATELFVVATRPAGGLHVQNKKKNGD